In Bos javanicus breed banteng chromosome 2, ARS-OSU_banteng_1.0, whole genome shotgun sequence, the following proteins share a genomic window:
- the RPL11 gene encoding large ribosomal subunit protein uL5, with amino-acid sequence MAQDQGEKENPMRELRIRKLCLNICVGESGDRLTRAAKVLEQLTGQTPVFSKARYTVRSFGIRRNEKIAVHCTVRGAKAEEILEKGLKVREYELRKNNFSDTGNFGFGIQEHIDLGIKYDPSIGIYGLDFYVVLGRPGFSIADKKRRTGCIGAKHRISKEEAMRWFQQKYDGIILPGK; translated from the exons ATGGCG CAGGATCAAGGTGAGAAGGAGAACCCCATGCGGGAACTTCGCATCCGCAAGCTCTGCCTCAACATCTGCGTTGGGGAGAGCGGAGACAGGCTGACCCGGGCAGCCAAGGTGCTGGAGCAGCTCACGGGCCAGACCCCAGTGTTCTCCAAAG CCAGATACACTGTCAGGTCCTTCGGCATCAGGAGAAACGAAAAGATCGCCGTCCACTGCACCGTCCGTGGGGCCAAGGCGGAAGAAATCCTGGAGAAAGGTCTAAAG GTGCGAGAGTACgagttaagaaaaaataacttcTCAGATACTGGAAACTTTGGCTTTGGGATCCAAGAACACATTGACCTGGGGATCAAGTATGACCCGAGCATCGGTATCTACGGCCTGGACTTCTACGTG GTGCTGGGTAGGCCAGGTTTCAGCATCGCAGACAAGAAGCGCAGGACAGGCTGCATTGGGGCCAAACACAGAATCAGCAAAGAGGAGGCCATGCGCTGGTTCCAGCAGAAG TATGATGGGATCATCCTTCCTGGCAAATAA